A region of Sesamum indicum cultivar Zhongzhi No. 13 linkage group LG7, S_indicum_v1.0, whole genome shotgun sequence DNA encodes the following proteins:
- the LOC105166422 gene encoding protein ALP1-like, producing the protein MATAGATKRRRGKRKGTKKRVKTKTQANLINSQSGHHKHLSNSIPLLISAISGAHSFLLRHDLHLLPSQSLSLESLLSATSRSLSRLYSRLSFPIPPTPPPSPPPEQNWFESFLSSSPDYDPRWVQFFNLSKPSFTLLLRLLTPSLTSSLHPLPPNAALAATLFRLSHAASFSAISRRFSLDSSTACRAFYSVCKAIVENLGHLFEFNSDINRIIVGFGWISLPNCCGVLGIEKFELEGHLMGENGSLLVQALVDSEGRFLDVSAGWPESNKPEDILKRSKLFSGIEESKEYLNGPSFELNSGNSIPQYILGDSCYPLLPWLLTPYSENRELSSSETAFNGVHSRGMELMGTAFTKVKQRWKLVGKKWKDQCIEAFPFVIVSCCLLHNFLIKCSEILPDEHAEGYRDAGFPVFDGEDNESGKRIRDALASHLSRVSQRS; encoded by the coding sequence ATGGCCACAGCCGGCGCCACCAAGAGACGCCGTGGCAAAAGGAAAGGCACAAAGAAGAGGGTCAAAACCAAAACCCAAGCTAATCTCATCAATTCCCAGTCCGGCCATCACAAACACCTCTCAAATTCAATACCCCTGTTGATTTCCGCCATCTCTGGTGCGCACTCCTTCCTCCTCCGCCACGACCTCCACCTCTTGCCCTCTCAGTCCTTATCCTTAGAATCCCTACTCTCCGCCACATCTCGCTCACTTTCCCGTCTATACTCGCGCCTCTCGTTCCCTATACCTCCTACCCCTCCTCCATCCCCGCCCCCCGAGCAAAATTGGTTTGAGTCTTTCCTCTCCTCTTCTCCCGATTACGATCCGAGGTGGGTTCAGTTCTTCAACCTCTCTAAGCCTTCTTTCACTCTCCTCCTCCGCCTCCTCACCCCTTCTCTGACCTCATCTCTCCATCCCTTGCCCCCCAATGCCGCCCTCGCCGCTACCCTTTTCCGATTGTCTCATGCCGCATCCTTCTCTGCTATTTCTCGACGATTCTCTCTTGACTCTTCCACCGCTTGTAGAGCTTTTTATTCTGTATGCAAAGCCATTGTGGAAAATCTTGGTCATTTGTTTGAGTTCAACTCAGATATCAATAGGATTATAGTGGGTTTTGGGTGGATTTCTTTGCCCAACTGTTGTGGAGTTTTGGGGATTGAGAAGTTTGAACTCGAGGGCCATTTGATGGGTGAGAATGGGTCTTTGTTAGTTCAGGCTTTGGTGGACTCTGAAGGGAGGTTCTTAGATGTGTCTGCTGGCTGGCCTGAGAGTAACAAACCTGAAGACATATTGAAACGGTCGAAGCTGTTCTCTGGAATTGAGGAGTCGAAGGAGTACTTGAATGGGCCGTCTTTCGAGTTAAATTCTGGCAATTCAATTCCCCAGTACATTTTGGGTGACTCATGTTATCCACTTTTACCTTGGCTTTTGACCCCGTATAGCGAGAACAGGGAGTTGAGTTCTTCAGAAACGGCATTTAATGGGGTGCATAGTAGAGGGATGGAGTTGATGGGGACAGCATTCACAAAGGTTAAGCAGAGATGGAAGCTTGTGGGGAAGAAATGGAAGGATCAATGTATTGAGGCTTTTCCCTTTGTAATTGTTTCTTGTTGTTTACTGCACAATTTTCTCATCAAGTGCAGTGAGATATTGCCAGACGAACATGCCGAGGGCTATAGGGATGCAGGGTTTCCTGTTTTTGATGGAGAGGACAATGAAAGTGGGAAGAGAATTCGGGATGCACTTGCTTCGCACTTGAGTCGGGTAAGTCAGAGATCATAG